From the Aquitalea magnusonii genome, one window contains:
- a CDS encoding cystathionine gamma-synthase family protein — MSKTDKQGLTTTIVHRDRRAGMEHGALRAPLHSSVQYGLESVEDLIGIFQGSKKGGFNYARQGTPTTAMLEAKINEIEGGVGTVCFATGMGAIAAIFLTLLKAGDHIVSSRHVFGNTNSLLGTLRQFGVEVSMVDMASADSVAAVLTPATRMVFVETIANPGTQIADLQGIGSLCRAHGLVYVVDNTITSPALFNPASVGASLVVNSLTKTISGHGAALGGAVTDTGLFDWAGYPNIADEYRKVAVAQQGLTQIRKKGLRDMGASLSSEHANQISIGMETLALRVKHSSASAQRLAEYLAAHPAVRKVCYPGLASHPQHQRASKLFRANAWLLSFELRAAEQTNAFLNALQLPIKATGLGDTRTLVIPVAATIFWEAGPEKRKEMDIPDGMVRVSVGLEEVEDLIADFARALDTLA, encoded by the coding sequence ATGAGCAAAACAGACAAGCAGGGCCTCACCACCACCATCGTGCATCGCGACCGCCGTGCCGGCATGGAGCATGGCGCATTGCGCGCACCGCTGCACAGCTCGGTGCAGTACGGGCTGGAAAGCGTGGAGGACCTGATCGGCATCTTCCAGGGAAGCAAAAAGGGTGGTTTCAACTATGCCCGCCAGGGTACACCCACCACGGCGATGCTGGAGGCCAAGATCAACGAGATTGAAGGCGGCGTGGGTACGGTGTGCTTTGCCACCGGCATGGGAGCGATTGCCGCCATCTTCCTTACCCTGCTCAAGGCGGGAGATCACATCGTCTCCAGCCGCCATGTGTTTGGCAATACCAATAGCCTGCTGGGTACGCTGCGCCAGTTCGGTGTGGAGGTCAGCATGGTGGACATGGCCTCTGCCGACAGCGTGGCGGCGGTGCTGACCCCGGCTACCCGCATGGTGTTTGTGGAAACCATTGCCAATCCCGGCACCCAGATTGCCGACCTGCAAGGCATTGGCAGCCTGTGCCGCGCGCACGGGCTGGTTTATGTGGTGGACAACACCATTACCTCACCGGCCCTGTTTAACCCGGCCAGCGTGGGGGCCAGCCTGGTGGTCAATTCCCTGACCAAGACCATCTCCGGCCACGGCGCGGCGCTGGGTGGCGCGGTGACTGATACCGGCCTGTTTGATTGGGCCGGCTATCCCAATATCGCCGATGAATACCGCAAGGTGGCGGTGGCGCAGCAGGGCCTTACCCAGATCCGCAAGAAGGGCTTGCGCGACATGGGCGCTTCCTTGTCCTCCGAACACGCCAACCAGATTTCCATCGGCATGGAAACACTTGCGCTGCGGGTGAAACACAGCAGCGCCAGCGCCCAGCGGCTGGCCGAATACCTGGCGGCACACCCGGCGGTACGCAAGGTGTGCTATCCCGGCCTGGCCAGCCATCCGCAGCATCAGCGCGCCAGTAAGCTGTTTCGTGCCAATGCCTGGCTGCTGTCCTTCGAGCTGCGCGCTGCCGAGCAGACCAATGCCTTCCTCAATGCCCTGCAACTGCCGATCAAGGCCACCGGCCTGGGGGATACCCGCACCCTGGTGATTCCGGTGGCCGCCACCATTTTCTGGGAAGCCGGCCCGGAAAAACGCAAGGAAATGGACATCCCGGATGGCATGGTTCGGGTATCGGTGGGGCTGGAGGAAGTGGAAGACTTGATCGCCGACTTCGCTCGTGCCTTGGATACGCTGGCCTGA
- a CDS encoding tartrate dehydrogenase, with product MKHKIAVIAGDGIGQEVMPEGLRVLQAASRRFGLELEFQVFDWANCDYYLQHGQMMPDDWHAQLSGCDAIYFGAVGWPDKVPDHVSLWGSLLKFRREFDQYANVRPVRLMPGIPCPLAGKQVGDIDFMVVRENTEGEYSSIGGRIFEGTERETVLQESIFTRHGTDRILKFAFEMAQKRPKKHLTSATKSNGIAISMPYWDERLEAMAAHYPDVAWDKYHIDILTARFVLSPERFDVVVASNLFGDILSDLGPACTGTIGIAPSANLNPERNFPSLFEPVHGSAPDIFGQGIANPIAMIWCGAMMLEFLGQGDARYQGAHDAIMAAIHHVLEHGPRTPDMGGNANTETLGKAVAAALEQGH from the coding sequence ATGAAACACAAAATTGCCGTGATTGCCGGGGATGGCATTGGCCAGGAAGTAATGCCGGAAGGCTTGCGCGTATTGCAGGCGGCCAGCCGCCGGTTTGGTCTGGAGCTGGAATTTCAGGTATTCGACTGGGCCAATTGCGATTACTACCTGCAACACGGGCAGATGATGCCGGACGACTGGCATGCGCAGCTATCCGGCTGCGATGCCATTTATTTTGGCGCAGTCGGCTGGCCGGACAAGGTGCCGGACCATGTCTCGCTATGGGGCTCGCTGCTGAAGTTCCGCCGCGAGTTCGACCAGTATGCCAATGTGCGTCCGGTGCGGCTGATGCCCGGCATCCCCTGCCCGCTGGCCGGCAAGCAGGTGGGCGATATCGACTTCATGGTGGTGCGCGAAAACACCGAGGGCGAGTACTCCTCCATCGGCGGCCGCATTTTTGAAGGCACCGAGCGGGAAACCGTGCTGCAGGAATCCATCTTTACCCGCCACGGCACCGATCGCATCCTGAAGTTTGCCTTCGAGATGGCACAAAAACGGCCGAAAAAACACCTCACCTCCGCCACCAAATCCAACGGCATCGCCATCAGCATGCCCTACTGGGACGAGCGGCTGGAAGCCATGGCCGCTCACTACCCGGATGTGGCCTGGGACAAATACCACATCGACATCCTCACCGCGCGCTTCGTCCTCAGCCCGGAGCGCTTTGACGTGGTGGTGGCCTCCAATCTGTTTGGCGACATCCTGTCCGACCTGGGCCCGGCCTGCACCGGCACCATCGGCATTGCCCCATCGGCCAACCTCAACCCGGAACGCAACTTCCCCTCGCTATTCGAGCCGGTACACGGCTCCGCCCCCGACATCTTCGGCCAGGGCATTGCCAACCCGATTGCCATGATCTGGTGCGGCGCGATGATGCTGGAATTTCTGGGGCAAGGCGATGCCCGCTACCAGGGGGCACACGATGCCATCATGGCGGCCATCCATCATGTCCTGGAACACGGCCCGCGCACCCCGGACATGGGGGGCAATGCCAATACCGAGACCCTGGGCAAAGCGGTGGCCGCCGCGCTGGAACAAGGCCACTGA
- a CDS encoding LysR family transcriptional regulator has translation MNDKPQLDDLQLFCQVVRHRSFAATARAMGVSKALVSKRIGLLEQVIKERLFHRTTRHVGLTAQGEVVHQWALRILEDVRLMGEAVSQEKSQADGLIRICSSSGFGRSKLAAALSALALQQPQLEIQLELLDRAVDLVEEGFQLDIRVGSVREGNVITRRIAANRRILCAAPSYVAAHGMPQSVSALPRHQCILIRERDQDYGRWTLHGPQGEAVVRVGGRLASNNGEIARQWALDGHGIILRSAWDVADDVQHGRLLHILPEQYQPADVWAVYPERSSASAKVRVCIAFLQQWFATRLAG, from the coding sequence GTGAACGACAAGCCGCAACTGGATGATCTGCAATTGTTTTGTCAGGTGGTGCGTCACCGCAGCTTTGCCGCCACCGCCCGTGCCATGGGGGTGTCCAAGGCGCTGGTCAGCAAGCGTATCGGCCTGCTGGAACAGGTGATCAAGGAGCGTCTGTTTCACCGCACCACGCGCCATGTCGGGCTGACGGCGCAGGGCGAGGTGGTACACCAGTGGGCGCTGCGCATTCTGGAAGATGTGCGGCTGATGGGCGAGGCGGTGTCACAGGAGAAGTCACAGGCCGACGGGCTGATCCGCATCTGCAGCAGCAGCGGCTTTGGCCGCAGCAAGCTGGCGGCGGCATTGTCGGCGCTGGCCCTGCAGCAGCCACAACTGGAAATACAACTGGAATTGCTGGACCGGGCGGTGGATCTGGTGGAGGAGGGTTTCCAACTGGATATCCGGGTGGGCAGCGTGCGTGAAGGCAATGTGATTACCCGCCGCATTGCCGCCAACCGGCGGATTTTGTGTGCCGCGCCATCCTATGTGGCTGCGCATGGCATGCCGCAGTCGGTGTCCGCGCTGCCCCGGCATCAGTGTATTCTCATCCGCGAGCGGGATCAGGACTATGGCCGCTGGACGCTGCACGGCCCGCAAGGGGAGGCGGTGGTGCGGGTGGGCGGGCGGCTGGCCAGCAATAATGGCGAAATCGCCCGGCAATGGGCGCTGGACGGGCATGGCATCATCCTGCGCTCGGCCTGGGATGTGGCGGATGATGTGCAGCACGGACGCCTGCTGCACATCTTGCCTGAGCAATACCAGCCGGCCGATGTCTGGGCGGTGTATCCGGAACGCTCTTCCGCTTCGGCCAAGGTGCGGGTGTGCATTGCTTTTCTGCAGCAATGGTTTGCCACCCGCCTGGCAGGCTAG
- a CDS encoding LysR substrate-binding domain-containing protein: MPRRCAQQPVFTATPKGLLRINAPLGFGRSYIGPAISAFNRRYPEVEVQLHLSDRPVNLPDEAIDIAILFGEAPDSRLIAKKIAANRRLLCASPAYLAAAGSPQTPHDLTRHQCIVLRQNEMAAGNWRLSHGKQTETVKVHGALSTNDGEVALNWALDGYGILMRAE, from the coding sequence TTGCCGCGGCGATGCGCCCAGCAGCCGGTATTCACCGCCACGCCCAAAGGACTGCTGCGCATCAACGCGCCACTAGGCTTCGGGCGCTCCTACATCGGCCCGGCGATTTCGGCTTTCAATCGGCGTTATCCGGAAGTGGAAGTCCAGCTGCACCTGAGCGACCGCCCGGTCAACCTGCCGGATGAGGCCATTGATATCGCCATCCTCTTTGGCGAAGCACCGGACTCCCGCCTGATTGCCAAGAAAATTGCCGCCAACCGCCGCCTGCTGTGCGCCTCGCCGGCTTATCTGGCCGCCGCCGGCAGCCCGCAGACGCCGCACGACCTCACCCGCCACCAGTGCATCGTGCTGCGACAAAATGAAATGGCGGCGGGCAACTGGCGACTGAGCCATGGCAAGCAGACGGAAACGGTGAAAGTACATGGCGCGCTCAGCACCAATGATGGCGAGGTAGCGCTGAACTGGGCGCTGGATGGCTATGGCATCCTGATGCGGGCGGAATAG
- the ttdB gene encoding L(+)-tartrate dehydratase subunit beta, producing MKKILTTPIKDEDLAELRIGDVVYLTGQLVTCRDVAHCRLIEQGRELPVNLEGGAIFHAGPIVRKKDDGRFEMVSIGPTTSMHMEKFEREFIKQTGVKLIVGKGGMGPETAAGCQEHKAVHAIFPGGCAVLAATLVEEIEGAEWQDLGMPETLWINRVRVFGPLIISIDTQGNNLIQQNKQQFQARKKPVLDKICQQLSFIK from the coding sequence GTGAAAAAAATCCTGACAACTCCGATCAAAGATGAAGACCTGGCCGAGCTGCGCATTGGCGACGTGGTGTATCTCACCGGCCAGTTGGTGACCTGTCGCGATGTGGCGCACTGCCGCCTGATCGAACAAGGCCGTGAGCTGCCGGTGAATCTGGAAGGCGGGGCCATCTTTCATGCCGGCCCCATCGTGCGCAAAAAGGACGACGGCAGGTTTGAAATGGTGTCCATCGGCCCCACCACCAGCATGCACATGGAAAAGTTCGAGCGTGAATTCATCAAACAGACCGGGGTAAAGCTGATTGTCGGCAAGGGCGGCATGGGGCCGGAAACCGCTGCCGGCTGCCAGGAGCACAAGGCTGTGCATGCCATCTTCCCCGGTGGTTGCGCCGTGCTGGCCGCCACGCTGGTGGAGGAAATCGAAGGTGCCGAATGGCAGGACCTGGGCATGCCGGAAACCTTGTGGATCAACCGGGTACGGGTATTCGGCCCGTTGATCATCTCCATCGACACCCAGGGCAATAACCTGATCCAGCAAAACAAGCAGCAGTTCCAGGCCAGGAAAAAACCGGTGCTGGACAAAATCTGCCAGCAACTGAGCTTCATCAAGTAA
- a CDS encoding DUF441 domain-containing protein, with amino-acid sequence MHFDNLPILLILAISLIGNNFTVSIAALVLLLIKLLGLDSWLPVIESKGINVGVAVLTAAVLVPVVSGRVDANSIANVFKSPAGVIAVLTGLLVAWIAAQGVPFMKSSPEAVTALMIGTLIGVCFFRGLAVGPLIAGGVVALLLGLLKL; translated from the coding sequence ATGCATTTTGACAATCTCCCCATCCTGCTCATCCTGGCCATCTCCCTGATCGGCAATAATTTCACCGTGTCGATTGCGGCACTGGTGCTCTTGCTGATCAAGCTGCTGGGGCTGGATAGCTGGCTGCCGGTCATCGAATCCAAGGGCATCAATGTCGGCGTGGCTGTGCTGACGGCTGCGGTCTTGGTGCCGGTGGTGTCCGGCCGGGTGGATGCCAACAGTATTGCCAATGTATTCAAGTCCCCGGCGGGGGTGATTGCGGTGCTGACCGGTTTGCTGGTGGCCTGGATTGCCGCGCAGGGCGTGCCGTTCATGAAGTCCTCGCCGGAGGCGGTGACGGCGCTGATGATAGGCACCTTGATTGGCGTGTGTTTTTTCCGCGGCCTGGCGGTGGGGCCGCTGATTGCCGGTGGCGTGGTGGCGCTGCTGCTGGGGCTGCTGAAACTGTAA
- a CDS encoding DUF411 domain-containing protein — MATIRTHVLAVLLGAFSTAAVAATPLTLYKSPSCSCCEAYISYLRHNGFAVTAINREDMQAVKQQLGVTPGLGSCHSAKLGRYTIEGHVPVAAIRQLLASQADVVGLSAPGMPLNSPGMGEEKPGTLAIYTMRKDQRTGVLFGRF, encoded by the coding sequence ATGGCCACCATTCGTACTCACGTTCTTGCTGTCTTGCTCGGCGCATTCAGCACTGCGGCTGTGGCCGCCACCCCGCTCACGCTGTACAAGAGTCCCAGTTGCAGTTGCTGCGAGGCGTATATCAGCTATCTGCGCCACAACGGTTTTGCTGTCACGGCCATCAATCGGGAGGACATGCAGGCGGTCAAGCAGCAACTGGGCGTCACGCCCGGTCTGGGCAGTTGCCATAGTGCCAAGCTTGGCCGCTACACCATTGAAGGCCATGTGCCGGTGGCCGCCATTCGCCAGTTGCTGGCCAGCCAGGCCGATGTGGTGGGCCTGTCCGCGCCCGGCATGCCGCTGAACAGTCCCGGCATGGGTGAGGAAAAGCCCGGAACCCTGGCTATTTACACCATGCGCAAGGATCAGCGTACCGGCGTGCTGTTCGGTCGTTTCTGA
- a CDS encoding cupredoxin domain-containing protein, giving the protein MQYQAIFLLALLLPVGCAMAQQPHAIDGPQGFAFGQPAAAEEASRTIHVDASDKMQLQFDAMDIRAGEVVKFIVHNRGQARHEFSIGDEAFGRQHLSAMRQQMSGMAHQHHAGNVLSLEGGQTGTMVWRFAAGKGKTVLFACYIPGHFQAGMYRRHVLLPPLAAG; this is encoded by the coding sequence ATGCAATATCAAGCAATTTTCTTATTGGCGCTGTTGCTGCCGGTGGGCTGCGCCATGGCGCAGCAGCCGCATGCAATAGACGGTCCGCAAGGCTTTGCCTTTGGTCAGCCCGCGGCAGCGGAGGAGGCCAGCCGGACCATCCATGTGGACGCCAGCGACAAGATGCAACTGCAATTCGATGCCATGGATATCCGGGCGGGTGAAGTCGTCAAATTCATCGTTCACAACCGCGGTCAGGCCCGGCATGAGTTCAGCATTGGCGATGAGGCCTTTGGCCGGCAGCATTTATCGGCCATGCGTCAGCAAATGAGCGGGATGGCACATCAGCATCACGCTGGCAATGTGCTGTCACTTGAAGGCGGCCAGACCGGAACCATGGTCTGGCGTTTTGCCGCGGGCAAGGGCAAGACCGTGCTGTTTGCCTGCTACATTCCGGGCCATTTCCAAGCCGGCATGTATCGCCGTCATGTCTTGCTGCCGCCGCTGGCAGCCGGCTAG
- a CDS encoding DUF3237 domain-containing protein → MQPVILSPSLQLWLNLSVTIGAETVVGHTTDGRRVLYPITGGSVQGVGGISGRVLPGGFDNYCQGSNGIGSMDARYALQLDDGAVLLVHNRGFLHFSTEGAALEAAGVWPIPAELYHCRCQPEIRTGAGRYQWVNHQLFVGTVHYPLAERVEIAIYRLA, encoded by the coding sequence ATGCAGCCGGTCATACTTTCCCCCTCATTGCAGTTGTGGTTAAACCTCTCGGTCACTATCGGCGCAGAGACAGTTGTCGGTCATACCACCGACGGGCGGCGTGTGCTTTACCCCATCACCGGCGGCAGCGTGCAGGGGGTGGGCGGAATCAGTGGCCGGGTATTGCCCGGTGGCTTTGACAATTATTGCCAGGGCAGCAACGGCATTGGCAGCATGGATGCCCGCTATGCGCTGCAACTGGATGATGGTGCGGTGCTGCTGGTGCATAACCGCGGCTTTCTGCATTTTTCAACCGAAGGTGCTGCACTGGAGGCGGCGGGTGTCTGGCCGATCCCGGCTGAGCTGTATCACTGCCGCTGCCAGCCAGAAATCAGGACTGGCGCTGGCCGCTATCAGTGGGTGAACCATCAGCTTTTTGTCGGGACGGTGCATTATCCGCTGGCCGAGCGGGTGGAGATTGCCATCTACCGGCTGGCTTGA
- a CDS encoding DUF3138 family protein has translation MQRKLIAMAIMALPVVTQAGTDSSAALLQKLEALEQQVKALQQSNAQIPLLQQQVQNLQQQLGSNNTAAATGNAASASESEEPETLQQTVNSLKIKVDTLSEAAQTGPIAGLSVTGFVDPMFIYNRNSNSAGFRFLNKNGAYNYYDSNLGDVYLDIKKTFGVGPEAPSVELVIQPDRGSGASFSSESGGLTNSIFNQANVNLPLSSTGTLQLGLLPSLAGYEPNPASQIQTLTHNLLFDFSEPASYLGMNYKLFTNNYQTLWQFMLANEQLKSAGAIVNGQNGRSNSNSTPTLAARVDYQYTTSLDLGFSANIGRQTILTPSSCSGGYGYQCNLSSPFGRYFYAEADLTYTWSDIQYNAQLDYGQQAHAAWNGGMAQWYGFSLLAAKKWYTDWLGKVGTVVRVDYLNNSRNGGGGSGILYGQSGNIASINPSSGWGVDQQCLNSSGNNGIDCKGTNRSDIALDLLFYPADKMTVKLEYRHDFASNAVFQRSDGSLSRNNDILATQFIYAF, from the coding sequence ATGCAAAGAAAACTGATTGCCATGGCCATCATGGCGCTGCCCGTGGTGACACAGGCCGGCACCGACAGCAGCGCGGCCCTGCTGCAAAAACTGGAAGCACTGGAGCAGCAGGTAAAGGCCCTGCAGCAAAGCAACGCCCAGATTCCACTGCTGCAGCAGCAAGTACAAAACCTGCAACAGCAACTGGGCAGCAACAACACCGCAGCGGCTACGGGCAATGCGGCATCGGCAAGCGAAAGCGAGGAGCCGGAAACCCTGCAGCAAACCGTCAACAGCCTCAAGATCAAGGTGGACACGCTGAGCGAGGCGGCGCAGACGGGGCCGATTGCCGGCCTGAGCGTAACCGGCTTTGTTGACCCGATGTTCATCTACAACCGCAACAGCAACTCTGCCGGTTTCCGCTTTCTTAACAAGAATGGCGCTTACAACTACTACGACAGCAATCTGGGCGATGTCTACCTGGATATCAAAAAGACCTTTGGCGTGGGGCCGGAGGCCCCCAGCGTGGAGCTGGTCATCCAGCCGGACCGCGGCAGCGGTGCCAGCTTCAGCAGCGAAAGCGGCGGCCTGACCAACAGCATTTTCAATCAGGCCAATGTCAACCTGCCGCTCAGTTCCACCGGCACCCTGCAACTGGGCCTGCTACCCAGCCTGGCCGGTTATGAGCCCAATCCGGCCAGCCAGATCCAGACCCTCACCCACAATCTGCTGTTCGACTTCAGTGAGCCGGCGTCCTACCTGGGCATGAACTACAAGCTGTTCACCAACAACTACCAGACGCTGTGGCAGTTCATGCTGGCCAATGAGCAGCTCAAGTCGGCCGGTGCCATCGTCAACGGCCAGAACGGACGCAGCAACAGTAACAGCACCCCCACGCTGGCGGCGCGGGTGGACTACCAGTACACCACCTCGCTGGACCTGGGCTTCTCCGCCAATATCGGCCGGCAGACCATCCTGACGCCATCCAGCTGCAGCGGTGGCTATGGCTACCAGTGCAATCTGTCCTCACCGTTTGGCCGCTACTTTTATGCCGAGGCTGATCTGACCTATACCTGGTCGGACATCCAGTACAACGCCCAACTGGATTACGGCCAGCAGGCGCACGCCGCCTGGAATGGCGGCATGGCGCAATGGTATGGCTTCTCCTTGCTGGCCGCCAAAAAGTGGTACACCGACTGGCTGGGCAAGGTGGGTACGGTGGTGCGGGTGGACTACCTGAACAACAGCCGCAACGGTGGCGGTGGCAGCGGCATCCTGTATGGTCAGAGCGGCAACATCGCCAGCATCAACCCCAGCAGCGGCTGGGGCGTGGACCAGCAGTGCCTGAACAGCTCGGGCAATAACGGCATTGACTGCAAGGGAACCAACCGCAGTGACATCGCGCTGGATTTGCTGTTCTACCCGGCGGACAAAATGACGGTGAAGCTGGAATACCGCCATGACTTTGCCAGCAATGCAGTGTTCCAGCGCAGCGATGGCAGCCTGTCACGCAATAACGACATTCTGGCCACCCAGTTCATCTACGCTTTCTGA
- a CDS encoding extracellular solute-binding protein, which translates to MKKLIHTCCALALLGSVSGHAAADAGQVNVYNWGNSLAKNSNANFLKQTGIKVRYQEFDSNDTLMSKLLVGNSGYDVVVPSDAYFGRQLQAGMLRKLDKSKIPNLAKLDPALMKILEGSDPGNQYGVPLNWGTDGIGINLQKVESVLGKGVPLNTWDMLFDPKYMAKLSKCGVSVLDSPVDMFGMGLYYLKKNPLSTNPADYQEVFKLLKTIRPYIGQFNSSSYGPDLASGDICMAFGYSGDVNTARIAALAAHKPYTIQYILPKEGSVIWFDVMAVPKTAPNFDAAMKWINHVISPTEAAALSNETFYPSAVPAAKPLIRPEVLSDPTVYPSAAEMKKLFTVRALPTEIMRLETRLWQELKTH; encoded by the coding sequence ATGAAGAAACTGATCCATACCTGTTGTGCGCTCGCCCTGCTGGGCAGCGTGTCCGGCCATGCGGCTGCCGATGCCGGCCAGGTCAATGTCTACAACTGGGGCAATAGTCTGGCCAAAAACAGCAATGCCAACTTCCTCAAGCAGACCGGCATCAAGGTGCGCTATCAGGAGTTCGATAGCAACGACACCCTGATGAGCAAGCTGCTGGTGGGCAATTCCGGCTACGACGTTGTCGTACCGTCCGATGCCTACTTTGGCCGCCAGTTGCAGGCCGGCATGCTCCGCAAGCTGGACAAGAGCAAGATTCCCAATCTGGCGAAGCTGGACCCGGCATTGATGAAGATTCTGGAAGGCAGCGACCCCGGTAATCAATACGGCGTGCCGCTGAACTGGGGCACCGACGGCATCGGCATCAATCTGCAAAAAGTGGAGTCCGTGCTGGGCAAGGGTGTGCCGCTCAACACCTGGGACATGCTGTTTGACCCCAAATACATGGCCAAGCTGTCCAAGTGCGGCGTGTCGGTGCTGGATTCGCCGGTGGACATGTTCGGCATGGGCTTGTACTACCTGAAAAAGAATCCGCTAAGCACCAATCCGGCCGATTACCAGGAAGTATTCAAGCTGCTGAAAACCATCCGACCCTATATCGGCCAGTTCAATTCCAGCAGCTATGGCCCCGATCTGGCCAGTGGCGATATCTGCATGGCCTTCGGCTACTCCGGTGATGTCAACACCGCGCGCATTGCCGCCCTGGCCGCGCACAAGCCTTACACCATCCAGTACATCCTGCCCAAGGAAGGCAGCGTGATCTGGTTTGACGTGATGGCCGTGCCCAAAACCGCCCCCAATTTCGATGCCGCGATGAAATGGATCAACCACGTCATTTCGCCCACTGAGGCCGCGGCGCTGAGCAATGAAACCTTCTACCCCAGTGCAGTACCGGCGGCCAAGCCGCTGATCAGGCCGGAAGTGCTGTCCGACCCGACGGTCTACCCCAGCGCCGCCGAAATGAAAAAGCTGTTCACCGTGCGCGCGCTGCCCACCGAAATCATGCGGCTGGAAACCCGTCTGTGGCAGGAACTGAAAACCCACTGA
- a CDS encoding amidohydrolase, which translates to MQYPEKIYYNGSIHTGNDLNAMHTALAIGGGKIIASGDDQTIRAMAGSQTQQIDLAGKQIIPAFVDGHAHPLEGQQMVGDIDLARADSAEGVLTLIREAAMAQAEEPWVFVGGIDLSVFGNYPTRQQLDVALPDRPLLLLGHDVHSGCLNTLGLAAAGIGADTQDPKGGIHEREPGSQEPSGVVHEAALYRLFGLIPQLGPARYPQSLAKAIAMAHRLGITGWFDARVDEGLLQAYAAARDAGTLKLHVSTGLLATPRHDPAAQIARFQDWKRRYEGDTLHVHTVKIFIDGVTESRTAALLEPYPGTADHGLALWEQAALNEIVAMADAAGFDLHFHTLADRAVRMALDALEWAAKCNGPRDRRAQLAHLQLVHPDDMPRFSPLGAIASVQALWTAAAPELQSFYSEILGSERAAHSYPLRSLRNAGVMLAGGSDWPVSTMDPLAIMQTGVTHQPTDDPTAEPWNPDERLDLQVMLQAHTLNASHALRFDDCRGLLPGHEANFLILQRSLFAQAIQQLHQTRLLCTVFRGETVYGADTDCNAVAA; encoded by the coding sequence ATGCAGTATCCCGAAAAAATCTATTACAACGGCAGCATCCATACCGGTAACGACCTCAACGCCATGCACACCGCGCTGGCCATTGGCGGCGGCAAGATCATCGCCAGCGGCGATGACCAGACCATCCGCGCCATGGCCGGCAGCCAGACCCAGCAGATCGACCTGGCCGGCAAGCAGATCATCCCGGCCTTTGTCGATGGCCATGCCCACCCGCTGGAAGGGCAGCAAATGGTGGGGGATATCGACCTGGCGCGGGCCGACAGTGCCGAGGGGGTGCTGACGCTGATCCGCGAAGCCGCCATGGCCCAGGCGGAGGAGCCCTGGGTGTTTGTCGGCGGCATTGATTTAAGCGTGTTCGGCAACTACCCCACCCGTCAGCAACTGGATGTCGCCCTGCCCGACCGTCCCTTGCTGCTGCTGGGCCACGATGTACACAGCGGCTGCCTGAACACCCTGGGACTGGCAGCCGCCGGCATCGGCGCTGACACCCAAGACCCCAAGGGAGGCATCCATGAGCGGGAGCCGGGCAGCCAAGAGCCCAGCGGCGTGGTACATGAAGCCGCCCTGTACCGGCTGTTTGGCCTGATTCCGCAACTGGGCCCCGCCCGTTATCCGCAGTCCTTGGCCAAGGCCATTGCCATGGCACACCGCCTGGGCATTACCGGCTGGTTCGATGCGCGGGTGGATGAAGGCCTGCTGCAAGCCTATGCGGCGGCACGCGATGCCGGCACGCTCAAGCTGCATGTCAGCACCGGCCTGCTGGCCACACCACGGCATGATCCCGCGGCACAGATTGCCCGCTTTCAAGACTGGAAACGCCGCTACGAAGGCGACACCCTGCACGTGCATACGGTGAAGATCTTCATTGACGGGGTGACAGAATCACGGACCGCCGCCCTGCTGGAACCTTATCCCGGCACAGCGGACCATGGCCTGGCACTGTGGGAGCAAGCCGCACTGAATGAAATTGTCGCCATGGCCGATGCCGCCGGTTTCGACCTGCACTTTCACACCCTGGCCGACCGCGCGGTGCGCATGGCGCTGGATGCACTGGAATGGGCGGCCAAGTGCAATGGCCCGCGTGACCGCCGGGCACAGTTGGCCCATTTGCAACTGGTGCATCCGGACGACATGCCCCGCTTCAGCCCGCTTGGCGCCATTGCCAGCGTACAGGCGCTGTGGACGGCGGCTGCGCCGGAGCTGCAGTCGTTCTATAGCGAAATCCTGGGCAGCGAACGGGCGGCGCACAGCTACCCGCTGCGCAGTCTGCGCAACGCCGGCGTCATGCTGGCCGGCGGTTCGGACTGGCCGGTTTCCACCATGGACCCGCTGGCCATCATGCAGACCGGTGTCACCCACCAGCCCACGGATGACCCTACGGCAGAACCCTGGAACCCGGATGAGCGCCTGGATCTGCAAGTAATGCTGCAGGCACACACCCTGAACGCCAGCCATGCGCTGCGCTTTGATGATTGCCGCGGCCTGTTGCCAGGCCATGAGGCCAATTTCCTGATTCTGCAGCGCAGCCTGTTTGCGCAAGCGATACAGCAACTGCACCAGACCCGGCTGCTCTGCACGGTATTCCGTGGCGAAACCGTGTATGGCGCGGATACGGATTGCAACGCAGTCGCTGCCTGA